The following DNA comes from Sporomusaceae bacterium.
CACCACCTGACGGACAAAAACGGGATTGATAAAGCCGTCGCTGCCGCGTTCACCGAAAGTCAGCTTTATCGCCGTAAGGTCACCCGGCTGAATAAGCTCGCCGAACCCGGCACGCTCGAAAAGGTTTCTGATTTTGCTGATTTTGTTGGTCTTATCGGTTCTCGCGCGCAGATTGGCAAAATATACTTTGCTGGCCATGCGTCATTACCCCTCTCCGGTATAAATTTTGCGGAGGACGGTTCCGATTATTGGTATACATCTTATGCTACAACTTTGAGTTAACTCGAAGTCAATAGGTTTTTAATAACATTTTTTAAAATGGTTACTATCGCGGCCTTCACCGTCAGGCTCATTTTAACATCGGGCTTAACGTCGGGTTAACCGAAGCGCGGATGGAGAGCCTTGTGTCGGTTCTCGCAACAAGAGTAGGCAAGAGGAAAGGCACTCCGCGGGGCGAATTCACTCCCACTGGCTCGTCACCTAAGCTCACGACGCACCCGACGCTGACCAGCAACATCAAGTTCATGAATTTCTACCCGTTCAACGACATCGAGATGATTTCTCCTCGTCCCCTGCTTTTCATCGCGGGTGAGAACGCTCACTCCAGAGAGTTCAGCGAAGACGCTTACAAGCTGGCGGCCGAACCGAAGGAACTCTACATTGTTCCGGGCGCAGGCCATGTGGATCTGTATGACCGGGTAAATATCATCCCCTTTGACAAGCTCACAGCCTTCTTTACCGAGTATTTGAAATAGGGTGA
Coding sequences within:
- a CDS encoding alpha/beta hydrolase is translated as MESLVSVLATRVGKRKGTPRGEFTPTGSSPKLTTHPTLTSNIKFMNFYPFNDIEMISPRPLLFIAGENAHSREFSEDAYKLAAEPKELYIVPGAGHVDLYDRVNIIPFDKLTAFFTEYLK